One genomic window of Pelagibaculum spongiae includes the following:
- a CDS encoding heme ABC transporter permease has translation MWAWFHRMASPPHFYRTATRWIPRLLWPSLILLSIGLVWGLAVAPADYQQGDSFRIIYIHVPAAMLSMSIYVSIAISAAVSMIWKIKMADVVAKVSAPIGAWFTFLALFTGAIWGKPMWGAYWVWDARLTSELILLFLYFGLIAIHAAIEDRILAAKAAGVLGLVGVVNIPIIHYSVVWWNTLHQGSTIAKFGKPSMDIEMAIPLFILILAFNLLAAAMVLMRTRNEIIDRESDRQWVAELEDLK, from the coding sequence ATGTGGGCTTGGTTTCATCGTATGGCTTCACCGCCACACTTTTACCGCACGGCAACGCGCTGGATTCCCCGGCTACTTTGGCCGTCGTTAATTCTGCTTTCAATTGGTTTGGTGTGGGGTTTGGCAGTGGCACCCGCCGATTACCAGCAGGGTGACAGTTTCCGGATTATTTATATTCATGTTCCAGCGGCTATGTTGTCGATGTCGATCTATGTCTCGATCGCTATCTCGGCAGCAGTTAGCATGATCTGGAAGATCAAAATGGCTGACGTGGTAGCCAAAGTTTCTGCGCCGATTGGTGCTTGGTTTACTTTTTTAGCGTTATTTACCGGCGCTATTTGGGGCAAGCCGATGTGGGGCGCTTACTGGGTTTGGGATGCTCGACTGACTTCTGAGCTAATTCTGTTATTCCTTTATTTCGGCCTGATAGCAATTCATGCGGCAATTGAAGATCGTATTCTGGCTGCCAAAGCTGCCGGTGTCTTAGGTCTAGTCGGTGTCGTGAATATTCCAATCATTCACTATTCTGTAGTGTGGTGGAATACGTTGCACCAGGGCTCGACCATTGCCAAGTTTGGTAAGCCGTCAATGGATATCGAAATGGCGATACCTTTATTTATTTTGATACTGGCGTTTAATTTATTAGCAGCAGCAATGGTTTTGATGCGCACTCGCAATGAAATTATTGATCGTGAATCAGATCGTCAGTGGGTCGCAGAACTAGAGGATCTGAAATAA
- the ccmB gene encoding heme exporter protein CcmB encodes MSALLAVVRRDLLLAYRRRSELMNPLVFFVIVITLFPLAVSPAPNTLSQMAPGVIWISALLATLLSLESLFRSDFDDGSLELLLLTETPLPLIVMGKIISHWLVSSLPLIILAPALSQLLYMPVEALGVLMLSLLLGTPILSLLGAVGVALTVGLKRGGVLVSLLVLPLYIPILIFAVGAVQSATMGMDSGFQLYLLGAMFALALTLSPFATAAALRISLS; translated from the coding sequence ATGAGCGCTCTATTAGCCGTGGTTCGGCGTGATTTGTTACTGGCTTATCGTCGTCGCAGTGAATTGATGAATCCGCTAGTCTTCTTTGTCATTGTTATTACACTTTTCCCGCTTGCAGTCAGCCCTGCACCGAATACCCTAAGTCAGATGGCTCCCGGAGTGATTTGGATTTCGGCCTTGTTGGCGACTTTGCTTTCTTTAGAAAGCTTATTTCGAAGTGATTTTGATGATGGCAGCCTAGAGCTTTTGTTGCTAACCGAAACGCCGCTGCCATTGATTGTGATGGGTAAAATCATCAGCCATTGGTTGGTCAGTAGCTTGCCATTAATCATTCTTGCGCCGGCCTTGTCTCAGTTACTCTATATGCCGGTAGAAGCACTCGGTGTATTGATGCTCAGCCTATTGTTAGGCACGCCGATTCTCAGTTTGCTGGGTGCGGTTGGAGTTGCATTAACGGTTGGTTTGAAGCGTGGCGGCGTATTGGTCTCGTTATTGGTGCTGCCGTTATATATTCCGATCCTGATTTTTGCGGTGGGTGCGGTACAATCTGCCACCATGGGGATGGATTCAGGATTTCAGCTCTACCTGCTAGGCGCTATGTTTGCTCTAGCACTAACACTGTCGCCCTTTGCGACTGCTGCAGCTTTACGAATTAGTTTGAGTTAG
- the ccmA gene encoding cytochrome c biogenesis heme-transporting ATPase CcmA has product MFDAASKFHGSQLHCQRDDRLLFEQVEFEIHAGQALLIEGANGAGKTSLLRFLCGLNQVAEGELTWCGKSVSPSDRDYASKILYIGHKSGMKADLSCVENLSMLVRLDGEVADREIIEQALDQVGLYGFEDRPAGRLSAGQHRRVALARLLLQKKPLWVLDEPLTALDVQGIAWLESTIANHLAKNGMIVMTSHSVVGVNDNNLVRLPLKTGATAGIASKTEASQ; this is encoded by the coding sequence ATGTTTGATGCTGCAAGCAAATTTCATGGCAGTCAGCTTCATTGTCAGCGTGACGATCGACTGTTGTTTGAGCAGGTTGAATTTGAGATTCATGCTGGTCAAGCGTTACTTATAGAAGGTGCTAATGGCGCCGGTAAAACCAGTTTGCTGCGTTTTCTTTGTGGTCTTAATCAGGTCGCAGAGGGCGAACTGACATGGTGTGGCAAATCTGTCTCGCCTTCTGATCGCGATTACGCGAGCAAAATTTTATATATCGGCCATAAATCTGGCATGAAAGCCGACCTTAGCTGTGTTGAAAATCTCAGCATGCTAGTGCGGTTGGATGGTGAGGTCGCCGATAGAGAAATCATTGAACAAGCGTTAGATCAAGTCGGCCTGTATGGTTTTGAAGATCGACCTGCCGGGCGATTGTCTGCTGGTCAGCATCGTCGAGTTGCATTGGCTAGATTGTTACTACAAAAGAAACCTCTGTGGGTACTCGATGAGCCATTAACTGCGCTTGACGTTCAGGGTATCGCTTGGCTGGAATCGACGATTGCCAATCATTTGGCAAAAAATGGCATGATCGTGATGACTTCTCACTCAGTAGTGGGTGTTAATGACAACAACCTAGTGAGGTTACCGTTAAAAACGGGTGCGACAGCAGGAATTGCTAGCAAAACGGAGGCTAGCCAATGA
- a CDS encoding chemotaxis protein CheW, translating to MTQVAMTDKQDEIIQWVTFRLEGETYGINVMQVREVLRYSEIAPVPGAPSYVLGIINLRGNVVTVIDTRQRFGLSSREITDNSRIVIIEAEGQVLGILVDSVAEVVYLKASDVETAPNVGNEETAKFIQGVAQKDEDLLILVDLNKLLTEDEWKEMAQL from the coding sequence ATGACACAGGTTGCCATGACTGATAAGCAGGATGAAATTATCCAGTGGGTCACCTTCCGCTTAGAAGGTGAGACCTACGGTATTAACGTAATGCAGGTTAGAGAAGTACTTCGCTATAGCGAAATTGCTCCAGTTCCGGGAGCGCCATCTTATGTATTGGGCATTATTAACCTGCGCGGCAATGTGGTAACGGTGATCGATACCCGCCAGCGTTTTGGTTTGTCTTCGCGTGAAATTACCGACAATAGCCGAATTGTAATCATCGAAGCCGAAGGTCAGGTGTTGGGTATTTTGGTCGATAGTGTGGCTGAAGTCGTTTATCTCAAAGCATCAGATGTTGAGACGGCTCCGAATGTTGGCAACGAAGAAACCGCAAAATTCATCCAGGGCGTTGCTCAGAAAGACGAGGATTTATTGATTCTTGTTGATCTGAACAAGTTGCTTACGGAAGATGAGTGGAAAGAAATGGCGCAACTCTGA
- a CDS encoding chemotaxis protein CheW, with protein sequence MAITRARARAERVLQNYLDELLADEDFLANAAEIEPSLEKTQPDTKHQPLSLPEVSATPMAMNDAVTASTKTNPSVIAPAAVKPALSSLETQLLDVKHQSALDTQLDRALQQATLPEYPLLHVNEPAANSELMPAVPDREIAAKLDTAFEDAFAGVVHESLHTLADLEPLGDGLIPVISPALEIEPLLEVEFDRHHQLQQNKIIEQAAIETIAEPMIEQQVESVVAVTTGTEKCNKIQEIDSKAEVAAEESFQCLVFQIEGMSLAVRLDALGGIHKQTSAPVKLPGQPKWYRGVYKGERGNIQVVDTKNWIMGKMPDQELAGDADKEFLLLQIADTRWGLMCDSVDGTEMIQTSAVRWRESTNSRPWLAGMLVNRMCALLDLKALSGLLDQAENSTEKERCDDTGCHD encoded by the coding sequence ATGGCGATTACACGAGCAAGAGCCCGCGCCGAACGGGTATTACAAAATTATTTAGATGAGCTGTTAGCTGACGAAGATTTCCTAGCCAATGCTGCGGAAATTGAACCGTCGCTAGAAAAAACTCAGCCTGATACGAAGCATCAACCGCTGTCTCTCCCGGAGGTGTCAGCAACGCCGATGGCTATGAATGACGCGGTTACTGCAAGCACTAAAACTAATCCGTCAGTGATTGCCCCGGCTGCTGTGAAACCAGCGTTGTCTTCACTAGAAACCCAGTTATTAGATGTCAAACATCAATCCGCTTTAGATACGCAGCTAGATCGGGCATTACAACAGGCCACCTTGCCAGAATATCCTTTGTTGCATGTCAATGAGCCTGCAGCCAACAGTGAGTTGATGCCAGCGGTACCTGATAGAGAAATTGCGGCCAAATTAGACACTGCATTTGAAGATGCGTTTGCCGGGGTAGTTCACGAATCACTGCATACTTTGGCTGATTTAGAACCATTAGGTGATGGATTAATTCCAGTGATTTCACCTGCTTTAGAAATTGAGCCGTTATTAGAGGTCGAGTTTGACCGCCATCATCAACTGCAACAAAACAAAATTATTGAGCAGGCCGCGATTGAAACTATTGCTGAGCCAATGATTGAACAGCAGGTTGAATCTGTTGTAGCAGTGACCACTGGCACGGAAAAATGCAACAAGATTCAAGAAATTGATTCAAAAGCGGAAGTTGCAGCAGAAGAAAGTTTCCAATGTTTGGTTTTTCAAATTGAAGGTATGTCGCTTGCGGTGCGGTTAGATGCACTAGGCGGCATTCACAAACAAACCTCAGCTCCAGTCAAGTTACCTGGCCAGCCCAAATGGTATCGCGGCGTTTATAAAGGTGAGCGCGGCAATATTCAGGTGGTGGATACCAAAAACTGGATTATGGGCAAAATGCCCGATCAAGAATTGGCAGGCGATGCCGATAAAGAATTTTTACTACTGCAGATTGCTGATACCCGCTGGGGATTGATGTGTGACTCGGTAGATGGAACGGAAATGATTCAGACCAGTGCCGTCCGCTGGCGTGAGTCAACAAACAGTCGGCCTTGGTTGGCTGGCATGCTGGTCAATCGGATGTGTGCCTTGCTCGATTTAAAAGCACTCTCCGGATTACTGGATCAGGCGGAAAATTCAACTGAAAAGGAGCGCTGTGATGACACAGGTTGCCATGACTGA
- a CDS encoding ParA family protein, translated as MQVIAIANQKGGVGKTTSAVTLGGIARRNGKRVLLVDLDPHGSLSAYFGLDPETQSPSIYDLFQKPMGEMELLQLVRPSAHEGMDILPASMSMVTLDRQFVGRGGMGLVLDKTLKMLASEYDIAFLDCPPILGVLMVNALAACSQLLIPVQTEFLAIKGLERMLHTLEMVTRSRKTPLDFRIVPTLFDRRTKASTTSLRMLRSRYQNLIWAGAVPVDTQLRDASLAGQSAAWFAPTSRGTQAYCSLMRQVVDLPKAIPSAREGL; from the coding sequence ATGCAGGTGATTGCTATAGCCAATCAAAAGGGTGGGGTAGGCAAGACCACTAGTGCAGTAACCTTAGGCGGAATTGCCAGAAGAAATGGCAAGCGAGTATTGTTGGTTGATTTGGATCCGCATGGTTCATTAAGTGCCTATTTTGGTTTAGACCCCGAAACCCAAAGTCCTAGTATTTACGATTTATTCCAAAAGCCGATGGGCGAAATGGAATTGTTGCAATTAGTTCGGCCATCAGCCCATGAGGGTATGGATATTTTACCGGCATCGATGTCGATGGTGACGTTGGATCGACAATTTGTTGGTCGCGGCGGTATGGGATTAGTGCTAGATAAAACTTTAAAAATGCTAGCGTCGGAATATGACATCGCATTTCTTGATTGTCCGCCGATTTTAGGTGTTTTAATGGTGAATGCATTAGCCGCCTGTAGTCAGCTATTAATTCCGGTGCAAACCGAGTTTTTGGCAATTAAAGGTTTAGAGAGAATGTTGCATACGCTGGAAATGGTCACTCGCTCCAGAAAAACACCATTGGATTTCCGTATCGTACCAACTTTATTTGATCGGCGAACCAAGGCCTCAACTACCAGTTTACGAATGTTGCGAAGTCGTTATCAAAATTTGATATGGGCTGGTGCAGTTCCGGTTGACACCCAGTTGCGTGATGCCAGTTTGGCAGGTCAATCGGCGGCTTGGTTTGCGCCAACATCACGCGGTACACAAGCCTATTGCAGTTTAATGCGTCAGGTAGTTGATCTGCCTAAGGCAATTCCGTCGGCAAGAGAAGGACTTTAA
- a CDS encoding flagellar motor protein MotB: MIRWRETEVEAKTDRWLISYADFITLLFAFFVVMYAISTVEQEKYRSVSESLGQIFETVQLSIDPIQIGIPVPVKEIRKPEPERHLEAGDGKRPVGLQQINEELKLALADQLSSKKIRVTLEEDRLEIELKNQLLFQPASARIQNSVKPLLRSLGMALSPYMHPVHVEGFTDDRPVDNFIYPSNWELSAARAAAVVRSLANYGVLPQRLSATGYGEYFPINDNADPLERADNRRVLLIITQGQQYDRGWRKNAVLNNSVSGGSR; encoded by the coding sequence ATGATTCGCTGGAGAGAAACCGAAGTCGAAGCAAAAACCGATCGTTGGTTAATTTCTTATGCCGATTTTATTACGCTGTTGTTTGCGTTTTTTGTTGTTATGTATGCCATTTCTACCGTTGAACAGGAAAAATATCGCTCAGTGAGTGAATCTTTGGGGCAGATATTTGAAACGGTTCAACTATCAATTGATCCGATTCAAATCGGAATACCCGTTCCAGTTAAAGAAATTCGCAAACCAGAGCCAGAAAGGCATCTTGAAGCTGGTGACGGCAAACGACCAGTAGGCTTGCAACAAATTAATGAAGAATTAAAGTTGGCGTTAGCCGATCAATTAAGCAGCAAAAAAATTCGGGTCACGCTTGAAGAAGATCGATTGGAAATTGAATTAAAAAATCAGCTTTTATTTCAACCGGCCAGTGCCCGCATTCAGAACTCGGTAAAGCCATTGCTTCGTTCATTAGGTATGGCGTTGTCGCCTTATATGCATCCAGTGCATGTTGAAGGTTTTACCGATGACCGACCGGTAGATAATTTTATTTATCCATCGAATTGGGAGTTATCTGCAGCCCGTGCAGCAGCAGTGGTGCGCTCTCTGGCCAATTACGGTGTTTTACCGCAAAGATTATCTGCAACGGGTTACGGTGAATATTTTCCAATAAATGATAATGCCGACCCATTAGAGCGAGCAGATAATCGCCGTGTTTTATTGATTATTACCCAAGGCCAGCAATATGACCGTGGCTGGCGTAAAAATGCCGTATTAAATAATTCGGTATCTGGAGGCAGTCGATAA
- a CDS encoding flagellar motor protein yields MNPLMLLGLIIGVMALGYGQYLEGGSLSALINGPALLIVLGGSFGAVLLQTPGKSVARALSLLGAALFNKQDDFNKTITRLVQLGFQTRREGLLSLENAMEREKNPYLKKMLHLLIDGVDPESIRQIMELEIIQHRASDIRASRFFESIGGYCPTFGIIGAVMGLIQVMGRLGQPEQLGSGIALAFVATVYGIVAANLIFLPLFGRIRALIDYQSCYREMLLEGVLSLSVGENPRITELRLKGFLVGAI; encoded by the coding sequence ATGAACCCCCTGATGCTTCTGGGATTAATCATTGGTGTGATGGCTTTGGGATATGGACAATATCTTGAAGGCGGCAGTTTATCGGCATTGATAAACGGCCCGGCACTGTTGATTGTTTTGGGAGGCAGTTTTGGTGCCGTGTTATTACAAACCCCGGGTAAATCGGTTGCTCGGGCTTTGTCGTTGTTAGGCGCTGCGTTGTTTAACAAGCAGGATGATTTTAATAAAACCATTACCCGATTAGTTCAATTAGGTTTTCAAACCCGGCGTGAAGGCTTACTAAGTCTTGAAAATGCCATGGAACGAGAAAAAAACCCCTATTTGAAAAAAATGCTGCATTTATTAATCGATGGGGTAGATCCTGAATCGATTAGACAAATTATGGAATTGGAAATTATTCAGCATCGAGCATCTGATATTCGTGCATCGCGTTTTTTTGAAAGTATCGGTGGCTATTGCCCAACCTTTGGCATTATTGGCGCGGTGATGGGCTTGATTCAAGTAATGGGTCGGTTGGGTCAGCCTGAGCAATTAGGTTCCGGTATTGCACTGGCTTTTGTCGCCACAGTTTACGGCATTGTTGCCGCTAATTTGATATTTTTACCACTTTTTGGTCGTATTCGAGCGCTAATTGATTATCAAAGTTGCTATCGGGAAATGCTACTGGAAGGCGTTTTATCTTTGTCAGTGGGTGAAAACCCAAGAATTACCGAGCTCCGTCTGAAAGGCTTTTTGGTGGGAGCAATATGA
- a CDS encoding protein-glutamate methylesterase/protein-glutamine glutaminase, which translates to MAVRVLAVDDSSFFRKRIVEILKSDKAIEVVGAAENGRQAVEMARKLKPDVITMDIEMPEMDGISAVRAICSERPVPVLMLSSLTHEGATATLTAMEAGAADFMPKRFEDLASRTGNGGKGLVARVLALARGGRYRLTRPAAAPVPDRSSARPLTTGAASGSTSASAFARTTSKPQTSFASPSQVTAASQPARSHPSVASHASAVSAHLGRVKNTIGRGNDAPKILLIGASTGGPVALQAVLTSLPANFPLPILLVQHMPAAFTKAFAERLDGICNISVKEAQGGETLRPGQALLAPGGMQMLLDGSERSARIRVIESDPSFTYKPSVDLTFGSVSRAFGGLVHAIVLTGMGADGREGCRALKQKGASVWAQDEASCVVYGMPQAVAAAGLADQQFSIEKIAPRLIEELC; encoded by the coding sequence ATGGCAGTAAGAGTTCTGGCAGTTGATGATTCGTCTTTTTTTAGAAAACGAATTGTTGAAATACTTAAAAGCGACAAGGCCATCGAAGTCGTTGGTGCGGCAGAAAATGGTCGCCAAGCTGTTGAGATGGCAAGAAAGCTAAAGCCAGACGTTATTACCATGGATATTGAGATGCCTGAAATGGATGGTATTTCAGCAGTTCGTGCAATTTGCTCTGAACGGCCGGTGCCAGTTTTAATGCTATCGTCGCTAACCCATGAAGGCGCTACTGCAACATTAACTGCGATGGAAGCAGGTGCGGCTGACTTTATGCCAAAACGATTTGAAGATTTGGCGAGCCGCACTGGCAATGGTGGTAAAGGTTTGGTTGCACGGGTTTTGGCTTTAGCCAGAGGCGGCCGTTATCGGTTGACTCGACCAGCAGCTGCCCCCGTTCCTGATAGATCTAGTGCTCGACCGTTAACCACTGGAGCAGCAAGCGGATCAACTTCGGCAAGTGCTTTTGCACGGACTACATCTAAGCCGCAAACTAGTTTTGCTAGCCCTAGTCAGGTCACTGCAGCCAGTCAACCGGCTCGCTCTCATCCGTCAGTGGCCAGCCATGCTTCTGCTGTATCAGCTCATTTAGGAAGAGTGAAAAACACGATTGGTCGTGGCAATGATGCGCCAAAAATTCTATTAATTGGTGCTTCTACTGGCGGCCCAGTGGCGCTGCAAGCAGTGTTAACCTCGTTGCCGGCCAATTTTCCACTACCTATTTTGCTGGTTCAACATATGCCTGCGGCTTTTACCAAAGCATTTGCTGAGCGGTTAGATGGCATTTGTAATATTTCAGTTAAAGAAGCCCAAGGCGGCGAAACCTTGCGCCCAGGTCAGGCGCTGTTAGCACCAGGTGGCATGCAAATGCTATTGGATGGCTCAGAGCGTTCGGCGCGTATTCGAGTGATTGAATCTGACCCAAGCTTTACCTACAAACCGAGTGTTGATCTGACTTTTGGTTCGGTATCACGTGCCTTTGGCGGTCTGGTACATGCAATTGTATTAACCGGTATGGGCGCAGATGGTCGAGAAGGGTGTCGTGCATTGAAGCAAAAAGGTGCTTCGGTATGGGCTCAAGATGAAGCCAGTTGTGTGGTTTATGGTATGCCACAGGCAGTTGCCGCTGCCGGTTTAGCAGATCAGCAATTCTCGATAGAAAAAATCGCCCCTAGGCTGATCGAGGAGCTTTGCTAG
- a CDS encoding chemotaxis protein CheA translates to MTLDVDQEILQDFLVEAGEILELLSEQLVTLEQTPKDSDLLNAIFRGFHTVKGGAGFLSLDPLVEVCHAAENIFDRLRNHEIEVSPGLMDHVLKGLDSVIDMFDEIRNDEPPTPADAVQLQALQAWAEGKQEQLVAPVNQQAVIANAEAQAAADISDEEFAELMTQMNGPQASAPQDPVSAPHVASSIEAAPVVSQPAADPISFGRTLDEDITEDEFEALLDQLHGVGQHGGMPAVEAVPETVEPEVPPAPVISPLSLANDSDEITEDEFEALLDQLHGSGAPGRQDNVAPDVNDDVASNAQDNIAPEIINTVKAQAAPVAKAPQPAAKPALATPVAAPEKAAKKTEKAKGDVTVRVDTSRLDDIMNLVGELVLVRNRLTTLGAAGGDEELSKAVQNLDLVTSDLQGAVMKTRMQPIKKVFGRFPRVVRDLARNLNKEVSLTMEGEETDLDKNLVEALADPLVHLVRNAVDHGVEDPETREKNGKSRIGKVVLKAAQAGDHIQLSISDDGAGMDPDKLRLKAVEKQLMDSEAAARLTNRECFNLIFAPGFSTAQQVSDVSGRGVGMDVVKTRIAQLNGSVDIDSTLGAGTKIIIKLPLTLAIMPTLMVMLGGQPFALPLGSVKEIFHLDLNKTSNVDGQLTVVVRGQTLPLFYIDQWLVPVERREKKDKKEGQVVIVSVGTQWVGFVVDQLLGQEEVVIKPLGNHLHGTPGMAGATITSDGRIALILDIPGLIKQYARRNAMIRSL, encoded by the coding sequence ATGACGCTGGATGTTGATCAAGAGATATTACAAGACTTTTTGGTAGAAGCTGGAGAAATTCTCGAGCTATTATCAGAGCAATTAGTCACGCTGGAACAAACACCAAAAGACAGTGATTTATTAAATGCGATATTTAGAGGCTTTCACACCGTAAAAGGTGGTGCGGGCTTTTTGTCGTTAGATCCGTTAGTGGAAGTTTGTCATGCGGCAGAAAATATCTTCGACAGATTAAGAAACCATGAAATCGAAGTATCTCCTGGGTTAATGGACCATGTTTTAAAAGGTCTTGATTCAGTGATCGATATGTTCGATGAAATCCGCAATGATGAACCACCGACGCCAGCTGATGCTGTGCAGCTTCAGGCGTTGCAAGCCTGGGCTGAAGGAAAACAAGAACAGTTGGTTGCACCGGTTAATCAGCAGGCAGTGATCGCTAACGCTGAGGCACAAGCTGCAGCCGATATTTCCGATGAAGAATTTGCTGAGTTAATGACTCAAATGAACGGCCCCCAAGCCAGTGCGCCGCAAGATCCTGTAAGTGCGCCGCACGTTGCCAGTTCAATAGAGGCGGCTCCTGTTGTTAGTCAACCAGCGGCAGATCCCATTTCATTTGGCCGAACGCTCGATGAAGATATTACTGAAGATGAATTCGAAGCGTTACTCGATCAGTTACATGGTGTTGGCCAACATGGCGGTATGCCAGCAGTTGAAGCTGTGCCAGAAACAGTTGAACCCGAAGTGCCGCCAGCACCGGTAATTAGTCCATTATCACTGGCCAATGATTCTGATGAAATTACTGAAGATGAATTTGAAGCACTGCTTGACCAATTGCATGGTAGCGGCGCGCCGGGCAGGCAAGACAATGTCGCGCCAGATGTAAATGATGATGTTGCATCGAATGCACAAGACAATATTGCTCCAGAAATTATTAATACGGTGAAGGCGCAAGCCGCACCAGTAGCAAAAGCACCTCAGCCGGCTGCTAAACCTGCGCTAGCAACACCGGTTGCTGCACCAGAAAAAGCAGCTAAGAAAACTGAAAAAGCCAAGGGCGATGTCACGGTTCGGGTAGATACCAGCCGGTTAGATGACATTATGAACTTGGTCGGTGAGCTAGTTTTGGTACGCAACCGATTAACCACCCTAGGTGCAGCCGGTGGCGATGAAGAATTGTCTAAAGCGGTACAAAATCTTGATTTAGTGACCAGCGATTTGCAGGGTGCGGTAATGAAAACCCGCATGCAGCCAATTAAGAAAGTCTTTGGTCGTTTCCCTCGAGTGGTCCGTGATCTGGCTCGAAATCTGAATAAAGAAGTCAGCTTGACCATGGAAGGTGAAGAAACCGACTTGGATAAAAACCTGGTCGAAGCCTTGGCTGATCCACTGGTTCATTTGGTTCGAAATGCAGTTGATCACGGTGTTGAAGACCCTGAAACTCGTGAGAAAAACGGCAAGTCACGCATCGGTAAAGTGGTATTAAAAGCCGCCCAGGCCGGCGATCATATTCAATTGTCAATTAGTGACGATGGCGCTGGAATGGATCCAGATAAATTACGCCTCAAAGCAGTTGAAAAGCAGTTGATGGATAGCGAAGCTGCCGCCAGATTAACCAACCGTGAATGTTTTAATTTAATTTTTGCACCCGGCTTTTCTACTGCCCAGCAAGTGTCTGATGTTTCAGGCCGTGGCGTGGGAATGGATGTGGTTAAAACCCGTATTGCCCAATTAAATGGGTCGGTGGATATCGATTCTACTCTAGGTGCTGGCACTAAAATTATTATTAAATTGCCATTAACTTTGGCAATTATGCCGACATTAATGGTGATGTTAGGTGGTCAACCTTTTGCCTTGCCATTGGGCAGCGTTAAAGAAATTTTCCATCTCGATTTAAATAAAACCTCCAATGTAGATGGCCAATTAACCGTAGTAGTTCGTGGTCAAACCTTGCCTTTATTTTATATCGATCAATGGCTGGTGCCAGTTGAGCGCCGGGAAAAGAAAGATAAAAAAGAAGGTCAAGTGGTGATTGTTTCAGTCGGTACCCAGTGGGTTGGTTTTGTTGTTGATCAATTGTTGGGACAGGAAGAAGTAGTCATTAAACCTTTGGGTAATCATTTGCACGGTACGCCAGGTATGGCCGGTGCAACCATTACCAGTGATGGTCGAATTGCATTGATTTTGGATATTCCGGGATTAATTAAACAGTATGCGCGGCGTAATGCCATGATAAGAAGTCTATAA
- a CDS encoding protein phosphatase CheZ has translation MSADNNVSASQSQPIDTDRLDQAKQLVDLMESGKLDEARSILDELSEMRSSDLFQELGKLTRDLHEAINNIRVDDHIAALAEQEIPDATDRLKYVIAMTEQAAHRTLTSVEESLPLIEGVGSQAEMIQGEWKRFMNREMSAEEFRGLCGKIDQFFDLAKNDSSKVQANLTDVLMAQDYQDLTGQVIRKVITLVEEVQGNLVNLIRMTGGAAITQVEQSPAIEKFEESVAPPVAEPEARADLCGQDDVDDLLSSLGF, from the coding sequence ATGAGTGCCGATAACAATGTTAGCGCTAGCCAGAGCCAGCCTATTGATACCGACAGGCTAGACCAAGCTAAACAGTTGGTCGATTTAATGGAAAGTGGCAAGTTAGATGAAGCGCGCTCCATTTTAGATGAATTAAGCGAAATGCGTTCCAGCGACTTATTTCAGGAGCTGGGTAAATTAACCCGTGATTTGCATGAAGCGATAAATAATATCCGGGTTGATGATCATATTGCCGCCTTGGCCGAGCAGGAAATTCCTGATGCGACCGATCGGTTGAAATATGTGATTGCGATGACCGAGCAGGCCGCCCACCGAACGTTAACCAGTGTCGAAGAATCTTTACCACTGATTGAAGGTGTGGGTAGCCAAGCAGAAATGATTCAAGGCGAATGGAAACGATTTATGAATCGTGAAATGTCGGCTGAAGAATTTCGTGGTCTTTGCGGGAAAATTGACCAGTTTTTTGATCTGGCGAAGAACGATAGTAGTAAAGTTCAAGCCAATTTGACCGATGTATTAATGGCTCAGGATTATCAGGACCTGACTGGCCAAGTAATTCGTAAAGTAATTACTTTGGTCGAAGAAGTTCAGGGTAATTTGGTCAACCTAATTCGAATGACAGGTGGTGCGGCGATTACGCAAGTAGAACAGTCACCTGCAATTGAAAAATTCGAAGAAAGTGTTGCGCCTCCAGTCGCTGAGCCAGAAGCCAGAGCCGATTTATGCGGTCAGGATGATGTGGATGACTTGCTGTCTAGTTTGGGCTTCTAG